A region from the Kryptolebias marmoratus isolate JLee-2015 linkage group LG9, ASM164957v2, whole genome shotgun sequence genome encodes:
- the LOC108231193 gene encoding sodium bicarbonate transporter-like protein 11 isoform X1, with translation MKTKKEVEEMPEVTVNQFAEESPSTGRSKNGYVFQEMELQDKEQEDFKEGSPATDKEDIYDKDMDIYDNDKSDSEEPGFGLLNTTRKYIKPMNFQEEVRAHRDLDSFLAQASILLDAKATTLDEVLRRMIAHMAEDGHGSCDVEEVITSLFTDAGGKDNNVHLLSETIQGVTATTTGIHYQQSWLCILSNMSKLQRRHVCIARLERPQNWGVNCCEARYVILILAPPRTKSTKTAIELGRTFSTMFSDISFRQTLLETKTQEEFKQELVLQRHQLSIVKEKPVVEEVEDSDPRKGKPLEFCDFLKAGKGVYNDLRRRLPLYPSDFTDGITGKDRCLLKYTTTALFLYIAILLPAIAFGSLNDESTRGEIDVQKTIIGQSIGGVIYALFAGSPLVIPLTTAPLAIFISVIRGICDDYNLDFDAFYACIGLWNSFFLILGGLFNVSLLMKLFKRSTEEVIALFISIAFVGDAVKGTVKIFEHFYYGPTLTTTNRTVVLQEINEILDKFENQTTNVLEHQIGNVSLHGHGKSQMSVLNLVFLPESLVVCTRERPVLCLLLMLGTLWLGYTLYLIKRSPYLNGKIREVVSDCALPISVVIFSFIGSYLFIDIQLPVFSVHDGPVFKYPSFEKLTGLNALSAVGLGFLLALLIFIDQNIVISLTHVPEHKLLKGTAFHWDLMLTGFINILMSCLGLPWMHAAFPHSSLHARQLAKVEQHVENGHLYTTIVSVKETRLTSLAAYILIGLSTFMLPIPLQWIPKPVLYGLFLYIAATSLDGNQMVDRMTLLLKEQTSYPPTHYIRRVPQRKVHYFTGLQMIQLIILCVFGMYPLPYMKMVFPLLMILLVPVRTSLLPRVIESKYLDIMDSQYI, from the exons ATGAAGACCAAAAAGGAGGTGGAAGAGATGCCAGAAGTCACAGTGAATCAATTTGCTGAAG AGTCTCCATCCACTGGGAGGTCTAAGAATGGATATGTTTTCCAGGAAATGG AGCTGCAGGACAAAGAGCAGGAGGATTTTAAGGAGGGCTCACCGGCCACTGACAAGGAGGACATATATGACAAAGACATGGACATATATGACAATGACAAATCAG ATTCTGAAGAACCTGGGTTTGgacttttaaacacaacaagaaaa TACATAAAGCCCATGAACTTCCAAGAGGAAGTGAGGGCTCACAGAGATCTGGACAGCTTCCTGGCTCAGGCAAGCATCCTTTTGGATGCAAAAGCTACCACTCTGGATGAAGTCCTGAGGCGAATGATTGCTCACATGGCGGAGGACGGCCACGGCAGCTGTGATGTGGAGGAGGTGATAACCTCTTTGTTTACAGACGCTGGAGGGAAAGACAATAATG ttcaccTTCTGTCAGAGACCATTCAGGGTGTGACTGCAACTACAACTGGTATTCATTACCAGCAGTCCTGGCTTTGCATTCT CTCCAATATGAGTAAACTACAGAGACGTCATGTTTGCATTGCTCGCTTGGAGAGGCCACAAAACTGGGGAGTGAACTGCTGTGAGGCTCGATATGTCATCCTTATTCTCGCTCCGCCTAGAACG aaAAGCACCAAGACAGCCATTGAACTAGGTAGAACATTCTCCACAATGTTCTCTGACATTTCCTTCAGGCAAACGCTTCTGGAGACCAAAACCCAGGAGGAGTTCAAACAGGAGCTGGTCCTCCAGCGACACCAGCTCTCTATAGTCAAAGAGAAGCCAGTCGTAGAGGAAGTGGAGGACTCAGATCCACGTAAAGGAAAACCACTCGAG TTTTGTGATTTCCTCAAAGCTGGTAAAGGGGTTTATAATGATCTTCGTCGCAGACTGCCTCTTTATCCCTCAGACTTCACAGATG GTATAACGGGGAAAGACCGCTGTCTGCTGAAGTATACCACCACTGCTCTCTTCCTCTATATTGCCATATTACTTCCTGCCATTGCCTTTGGCTCACTGAATGATGAAAGCACAAGAGGGGAGATAG ATGTTCAGAAGACCATTATTGGCCAAAGCATTGGAGGAGTGATCTATGCTCTGTTTGCTGGTTCACCTCTTGTCATTCCACTGACCACTGCACCACTGGCCATCTTCATAAGCG TTATCCGGGGTATCTGTGATGACTACAACCTCGACTTTGATGCTTTCTATGCCTGCATTGGTTTATGGAACAGTTTTTTCCTTATCCTCGGAGGCCTGTTCAATGTCAGCCTGCTGATGAAACTCTTCAAACG CTCAACAGAAGAAGTCATTGCGTTGTTCATCTCCATTGCCTTTGTTGGGGATGCAGTGAAAGGCACAGTCAAAA TTTTTGAGCACTTCTACTATGGGCCAACACTCACAACCACAAACAGAACTGTGGTGCTTCAAGAGATAAATGAGATTCTGGATAAATTTGAGAACCAGACAACAAACGTGCTTGAGCATCAAATTGGGAATGTGTCCCTGCATGGACATGGTAAAAGTCAAATGTCAGTCCTCAATCTTGTCTTCTTGCCGGAGTCTTTGGTAGTATGCACAAGGGAAAGACCCGTCCTCTGTTTGCTGCTCATGTTGGGGACTCTGTGGCTGGGGTACACTCTCTATCTCATCAAGAGGAG CCCATATTTGAATGGTAAAATCAGAGAGGTGGTGTCTGACTGCGCGTTGCCAATCTCTGTGGTGATTTTCTCCTTCATTGGCTCCTACCTTTTCATTGACATACAGC TTCCTGTTTTCAGTGTCCATGATGGCCCTGTCTTCAAATATCCTTCATTTGAAAAACTGACAGGACTGAATGCATTAAGCGCAGTCGGGCTGGGTTTTCTTCTCGCGCTGCTCATCTTTATTGACCAGAACATTgtcatttctctcacacacGTTCCAGAACACAA GTTGTTAAAAGGCACAGCGTTCCACTGGGACTTAATGCTGACTGGCTTCATCAACATCCTCATGTCTTGTCTGGGGTTGCCATGGATGCATGCTGCCTTCCCACATTCCTCCCTACATGCCCGTCAGCTTGCCAAAGTAGAACAGCACGTAGAGAACGGACACCTCTACACAAC GATCGTCAGTGTGAAAGAGACCCGTCTAACCTCGTTAGCAGCCTACATCCTGATTGGCCTGTCTACATTCATGCTGCCCATCCCTCTCCAGTGGATCCCCAAGCCTGTCCTTTACGGCCTCTTCCTTTACATTGCAGCCACTTCACTTGATGGAAATCAGATGGTGGACCGCATGACCTTGCTGCTAAAGGAACAG ACATCTTATCCTCCCACTCACTACATTCGCCGTGTACCTCAGAGGAAGGTTCACTATTTCACCGGGCTGCAGATGATCCAACTGATCATCTTATGTGTCTTTGGGATGTATCCTCTGCCCTACATGAAGATGGTCTTCCCTCTCCTGATGATCCTGCTGGTCCCTGTCag GACCAGCCTGCTTCCCAGAGTGATTGAATCCAAGTATCTGGACATCATGGATTCCCAGTACATCTAA
- the LOC108231193 gene encoding sodium bicarbonate transporter-like protein 11 isoform X2 — MDTKKVLHFVPSESPSTGRSKNGYVFQEMELQDKEQEDFKEGSPATDKEDIYDKDMDIYDNDKSDSEEPGFGLLNTTRKYIKPMNFQEEVRAHRDLDSFLAQASILLDAKATTLDEVLRRMIAHMAEDGHGSCDVEEVITSLFTDAGGKDNNVHLLSETIQGVTATTTGIHYQQSWLCILSNMSKLQRRHVCIARLERPQNWGVNCCEARYVILILAPPRTKSTKTAIELGRTFSTMFSDISFRQTLLETKTQEEFKQELVLQRHQLSIVKEKPVVEEVEDSDPRKGKPLEFCDFLKAGKGVYNDLRRRLPLYPSDFTDGITGKDRCLLKYTTTALFLYIAILLPAIAFGSLNDESTRGEIDVQKTIIGQSIGGVIYALFAGSPLVIPLTTAPLAIFISVIRGICDDYNLDFDAFYACIGLWNSFFLILGGLFNVSLLMKLFKRSTEEVIALFISIAFVGDAVKGTVKIFEHFYYGPTLTTTNRTVVLQEINEILDKFENQTTNVLEHQIGNVSLHGHGKSQMSVLNLVFLPESLVVCTRERPVLCLLLMLGTLWLGYTLYLIKRSPYLNGKIREVVSDCALPISVVIFSFIGSYLFIDIQLPVFSVHDGPVFKYPSFEKLTGLNALSAVGLGFLLALLIFIDQNIVISLTHVPEHKLLKGTAFHWDLMLTGFINILMSCLGLPWMHAAFPHSSLHARQLAKVEQHVENGHLYTTIVSVKETRLTSLAAYILIGLSTFMLPIPLQWIPKPVLYGLFLYIAATSLDGNQMVDRMTLLLKEQTSYPPTHYIRRVPQRKVHYFTGLQMIQLIILCVFGMYPLPYMKMVFPLLMILLVPVRTSLLPRVIESKYLDIMDSQYI; from the exons ATGGACACCAAAAAGGTCCTCCATTTTGTTCCATCTG AGTCTCCATCCACTGGGAGGTCTAAGAATGGATATGTTTTCCAGGAAATGG AGCTGCAGGACAAAGAGCAGGAGGATTTTAAGGAGGGCTCACCGGCCACTGACAAGGAGGACATATATGACAAAGACATGGACATATATGACAATGACAAATCAG ATTCTGAAGAACCTGGGTTTGgacttttaaacacaacaagaaaa TACATAAAGCCCATGAACTTCCAAGAGGAAGTGAGGGCTCACAGAGATCTGGACAGCTTCCTGGCTCAGGCAAGCATCCTTTTGGATGCAAAAGCTACCACTCTGGATGAAGTCCTGAGGCGAATGATTGCTCACATGGCGGAGGACGGCCACGGCAGCTGTGATGTGGAGGAGGTGATAACCTCTTTGTTTACAGACGCTGGAGGGAAAGACAATAATG ttcaccTTCTGTCAGAGACCATTCAGGGTGTGACTGCAACTACAACTGGTATTCATTACCAGCAGTCCTGGCTTTGCATTCT CTCCAATATGAGTAAACTACAGAGACGTCATGTTTGCATTGCTCGCTTGGAGAGGCCACAAAACTGGGGAGTGAACTGCTGTGAGGCTCGATATGTCATCCTTATTCTCGCTCCGCCTAGAACG aaAAGCACCAAGACAGCCATTGAACTAGGTAGAACATTCTCCACAATGTTCTCTGACATTTCCTTCAGGCAAACGCTTCTGGAGACCAAAACCCAGGAGGAGTTCAAACAGGAGCTGGTCCTCCAGCGACACCAGCTCTCTATAGTCAAAGAGAAGCCAGTCGTAGAGGAAGTGGAGGACTCAGATCCACGTAAAGGAAAACCACTCGAG TTTTGTGATTTCCTCAAAGCTGGTAAAGGGGTTTATAATGATCTTCGTCGCAGACTGCCTCTTTATCCCTCAGACTTCACAGATG GTATAACGGGGAAAGACCGCTGTCTGCTGAAGTATACCACCACTGCTCTCTTCCTCTATATTGCCATATTACTTCCTGCCATTGCCTTTGGCTCACTGAATGATGAAAGCACAAGAGGGGAGATAG ATGTTCAGAAGACCATTATTGGCCAAAGCATTGGAGGAGTGATCTATGCTCTGTTTGCTGGTTCACCTCTTGTCATTCCACTGACCACTGCACCACTGGCCATCTTCATAAGCG TTATCCGGGGTATCTGTGATGACTACAACCTCGACTTTGATGCTTTCTATGCCTGCATTGGTTTATGGAACAGTTTTTTCCTTATCCTCGGAGGCCTGTTCAATGTCAGCCTGCTGATGAAACTCTTCAAACG CTCAACAGAAGAAGTCATTGCGTTGTTCATCTCCATTGCCTTTGTTGGGGATGCAGTGAAAGGCACAGTCAAAA TTTTTGAGCACTTCTACTATGGGCCAACACTCACAACCACAAACAGAACTGTGGTGCTTCAAGAGATAAATGAGATTCTGGATAAATTTGAGAACCAGACAACAAACGTGCTTGAGCATCAAATTGGGAATGTGTCCCTGCATGGACATGGTAAAAGTCAAATGTCAGTCCTCAATCTTGTCTTCTTGCCGGAGTCTTTGGTAGTATGCACAAGGGAAAGACCCGTCCTCTGTTTGCTGCTCATGTTGGGGACTCTGTGGCTGGGGTACACTCTCTATCTCATCAAGAGGAG CCCATATTTGAATGGTAAAATCAGAGAGGTGGTGTCTGACTGCGCGTTGCCAATCTCTGTGGTGATTTTCTCCTTCATTGGCTCCTACCTTTTCATTGACATACAGC TTCCTGTTTTCAGTGTCCATGATGGCCCTGTCTTCAAATATCCTTCATTTGAAAAACTGACAGGACTGAATGCATTAAGCGCAGTCGGGCTGGGTTTTCTTCTCGCGCTGCTCATCTTTATTGACCAGAACATTgtcatttctctcacacacGTTCCAGAACACAA GTTGTTAAAAGGCACAGCGTTCCACTGGGACTTAATGCTGACTGGCTTCATCAACATCCTCATGTCTTGTCTGGGGTTGCCATGGATGCATGCTGCCTTCCCACATTCCTCCCTACATGCCCGTCAGCTTGCCAAAGTAGAACAGCACGTAGAGAACGGACACCTCTACACAAC GATCGTCAGTGTGAAAGAGACCCGTCTAACCTCGTTAGCAGCCTACATCCTGATTGGCCTGTCTACATTCATGCTGCCCATCCCTCTCCAGTGGATCCCCAAGCCTGTCCTTTACGGCCTCTTCCTTTACATTGCAGCCACTTCACTTGATGGAAATCAGATGGTGGACCGCATGACCTTGCTGCTAAAGGAACAG ACATCTTATCCTCCCACTCACTACATTCGCCGTGTACCTCAGAGGAAGGTTCACTATTTCACCGGGCTGCAGATGATCCAACTGATCATCTTATGTGTCTTTGGGATGTATCCTCTGCCCTACATGAAGATGGTCTTCCCTCTCCTGATGATCCTGCTGGTCCCTGTCag GACCAGCCTGCTTCCCAGAGTGATTGAATCCAAGTATCTGGACATCATGGATTCCCAGTACATCTAA